The sequence below is a genomic window from Vicinamibacteria bacterium.
ATCGGCGGCGGGGTGCCCGGGGGTGGGGTGGGGCTCGAACATCATGTCGAAAGGGGGAGGGGGGGCGTAGGGCACATGGGGGTCCATGGTGTGGACGTAGAGAAACGTAGGCAGGCCCCGGCGCGTGTCCAGCCAGGCGAGGGCGGCGTCCACGACCACGTCCGCGTTCACGAGCTTGGAGGGCCGGTCGTCCTCCCCGTGAAGGCCCGCGAAGTAGTCGAAGCCGCGGTCGAAGCTGGACTCCGCCCCGTAGATCACGGAGTTGGCGATGGCCGCCCCCGTGGTGTAGCGCTTGGCGTGCATCATCTCGGCCAGGGTCGGGTGGGAGGCATCCAGGGGGTCGCGGAGCTGCACCGCCCGGTGCTGGCCGGGCAGCAGGGAGGTCATGAGGGAGGCCACCGAGGGCTTGGTCCAGGACGCGTGGGCGATGGCCTGCTCGAAGACCACCGCGTCCTGGGCGAAGGCGGTGAGATGGGGGGTCGTGTTCCGGGGGTACCCGTAGGGCCCGGTGTGGTCCGCGCGCAGGGTGTCGACCAAGTAGACGACCACGAGCGGAGAGTCATCGCGGGCCGCGGTGAGGGCGGGGGTGCCCCATACCGCCCGCTCCGGGTCCCCGGTCTCCTCGTAGCCACGGGTTTCGAGGACGAGCTCGGCGCCCCGGCCGGCCAAGCCGGAGAGGTCGATGTCGGCCTCCAGCCAGCCGCGGTGCTCGGGGTGTCCGAGAGGGTCGACGAGCTTGGTCCAGATCGTGTCCTCCCGGCCTCCGCGGGCCAGCTTGACCACGAACTCCACCCCCGGCCGGCTCTGGTGGGGCTCGGGGATGGCGCAGGCCACGGCGAGCCGCGCCCTCTTAGGGATGTCCAGGCGGAAGCGGTAGTGGCTGGGCGGGCCCGCGGGGAGCGTGCGCCTGACCACGTCGTTGATCCTCACCGGCCGGCCGACCTGCGGGAGCACGGCCGTGCGGCCCTGGCCGGCGACGGTGGCCTCGGCGAGCGCGCCCTCTGCCCGCAGGAGGTCGACGGCCGGTGGGGGCGGGCTGCAGGTGGACATGAGGAGCAGAGCCCCCGCTCCCGCCACGCTCCCCGTCAAGAAGCCCGCGCGCACGTCCCCTCCCCGGGAGCGCGGAGCGCGCTCCCCGAAACCCCTATTCTGAGCATCGGCGGGCGCAGGACCAAACCGGGCCTGAGCGGCCGCGGGCCCGCGGGTTTCCGTCGGCCCTACCGCTGCCCCCGGGGCGACACGCTCCCCTGGCCTTAGAATACGGGCGCGCTCAATGCTCCTCTACCTGACGGTCGCCGGGCTCCTCCTGCGCGTCGCTTTCCTGATGATCGAGCCCTCCACCGCTCCCGTGGCCGACGAGACGGTGTGGACCACCTGGGGGGCGCAGGTCTTGACCTCGCCCGAAGTTTCCTTCTCCCCCCTCCGCTTCCGCCTGATCTTCCATCCCCCCCTCTACCCCTACTTCATCGGCGCGTCTTATGCGCTCTTCGGCAGCCTTCAGGCGGTGAAAGCGCTGCAGGCCGTGGTGGGAGCGCTCCTGGTGCCGGCGGTGGGCGGCGTGGGACGGTGGGCTTTGGGCCCGCGAGAGGGGCTCATCGCCGCCGCCCTCACCGCCTTCTATCCCGAGCTCGTCTGGTTTTCCGTCCATTTCTGGGCGGAGACCCTGTTCCTGACCCTCCTGTGGTGGGGCTTCGAACGACTGCTGGCCGCCGACGCAAAGGGGTCTGCGCGCACCGCGGCGCTGGCCGGCCTGCTCTTTGGACTGGCCACGCTCACCCGGGAAACGCTGCTTTATTTCGTGCCCCTGGCCGCGCTTTGGCTCGCGGTCCGGAGACCGCGGGCCTTCTCGCGCGGGGGGGCGTTCCTGGCCGCGGCGCTGCTGACCGTGGCCCCCTGGACCTGGCGCAACTGGGTTGTCTACGACGCCTTCGTCCCCGTCTCCACCGCGGGCGCGCTCAACCTTTTCCAGGGAAACGCGCCGCTCTCCCGACAGGAGGTCTACGACCAGTACTGGGCGGTGCACGGCCGCATCGAAAAGTACCGTTTCGCGCGGGAAAAAGGCTTGCAGGCCATCTGGGCCCGGCAGCCCACCTGGATCTTCGAGAAGCTCGAGGAGGAGATGCCCAACTTCTGGGAGGCGGACAGCCAGCCCCTGATCCATGTCAAGCGGGGCGCCTACGGGGATGTGAGGCCCGTGGTCGCGGCGGCTCTGGCCGTCCTCGTCCTCCTCCCCTACCTCGCCCTTCTCGGGTTCTTCGTGGCCGGCCTCGGCCGCCTTCCTTTCGAGCGCGCGCCCCTCCTGCTCGTGGGCTTCCTCGTCTACTACAACCTCATCCATGTGGCGACGCACGGCTACGCCCGCTACCGCCTTCCCGTGCTGCCCGTCCTCTTCGTGGTGGCGGCTTTAGCGTGGGCCGCGGGGCGCTCCCAGGTGCTCCTCTCCAAGCCGCGGAAAGCCGTGGCCGCGGGGGCGGCCCTCGTCCTTGTGCTCTCCCTCATCCCGAGCTTCCGGCTCTGGGCGGCGGATCGGGCCCTGGGCGCCCCCGAGCATGAGGCTCCCGAGGAGTCCGGGCCGCCGTGAGGCCGGCCTTCCAGATCCCCGTCGCCATGCTGGTGGGCGTGCTGGTGCGCGCCCCCTTCTGGATCGAGGCCCTGCGCACGCCGATCGACGGGGACACCGCCATCGTGGGACTGATGGCCCGGCACCTGGGTCAGGGAACGACACTCTGGGGACAGCCGTACGGCTCGCCCCTCGACGCCTGGCTGGCCGCGCCCTTCGTGTCCGCGCTCGGGCCCACCCCGGACGCCCTCCGCCTTTCCTACTTCCTCCTCGGCCTGGCCCTGATTCCGATCGCCCATGCCCTGGGCCGCGCCCTTCACCCCGCCGCCGCCTTTCCCGCCGCCATCCTCATGGCGTGTCCGCCCCCGTACTTCCTGTTGCTATCCGCCCTTCCGCCCCCGTTCTACCCCACGACCCTCATCCTTTGCGGCGTCCTCCTCGTCCTGGCCTTCCGGCTCGGGGAGCGGCTCCAGCAGGGCCAAGAGCCGCGGGGCGGACTCGCTCTCTGGGGCGCCCTGGCCGGACTCGCGCTCTGGACGCACCTCATGTCCGCGAGCGCGGTCATGGCGGGCGGCCTCTACCTGTTCCGGAGGGCGCGCGGCCATCGCCGGCTGCTCCTGGCCGCTCTGCTGCCCCTCCTCGCGGCCAGCTCCCCCTGGTGGGTGCGGGCCCTGGCCGACCGTCAAGCCACGCGCGTGGTCCGTGTGTCGGGGCGGGAGGAGACGATGGGGGCCCACCTGCTCCAGGTGCTGCCGGAGCTCCATCGACCCCTGGGGGGGCTGCTGGGCACCCACGTTCCCGTCGTGGCCGACACACCCGACTACGTGGTCTCGGCCCCGCGCGGGGCCGCCGCGGGCTTGATCCTCGTCTACGGATCGCTCCTCGTCCAGGCCGTCCGCCGGGCGCGGGGCGGTGCAGCCGGCCTCCTTTTGGGGGCCGCCGCTCTCGCCCTCCTCGCCTTCCCGTTCCCCGTACGCGCAACCCCCCACAACATTCGCTTCCTGACCCCCCTCTTCCTCCCCCTCCTCGCCCTGGTGGTCTCCGTCCCCGCCGCCTCCGCCAGGCCGCGGCGGGCTTGGCTGGTCGTGCTGGCCCTGGCCGGCCTCCATCTCACGGGGAGCACGCGCCTGCTGGCGGCCTGGCGGGGAGGGGACCGGGCGCAAGCGCCCTTCCTGCTTCCCGATCTCGCCCCCGCCCGCCGCGCCCTCTTGGCGCGGGGCATCCGGCGCGCCTACGCCTCCTATGGACCCGCCTACCGGCTCACCTACGAGAGCGGCGAGACGATCATCGCCTCCCAGCCCTGGAACGAGCGCTTCCGCCACTACCCGCTTCCCTTCCTCGACGAAGTGAGCTTCGCGCAAGACGTGGCCTGGGTGCTCACACCCGCGATCCCCACGGATCTGCCCGCGCCAAAGGCCTTCGAGGAGGCGCTGGGGGCCATCGGAGGACGCTGGCGACGCTCGGAGGCGGGAGCGGCCGTGATCTTCCACGACTTCGTCCCCCCCTTCGGCCCCACCGTCGAGGTCCTTCCCGACGCCG
It includes:
- a CDS encoding glycosyltransferase family 39 protein; its protein translation is MLLYLTVAGLLLRVAFLMIEPSTAPVADETVWTTWGAQVLTSPEVSFSPLRFRLIFHPPLYPYFIGASYALFGSLQAVKALQAVVGALLVPAVGGVGRWALGPREGLIAAALTAFYPELVWFSVHFWAETLFLTLLWWGFERLLAADAKGSARTAALAGLLFGLATLTRETLLYFVPLAALWLAVRRPRAFSRGGAFLAAALLTVAPWTWRNWVVYDAFVPVSTAGALNLFQGNAPLSRQEVYDQYWAVHGRIEKYRFAREKGLQAIWARQPTWIFEKLEEEMPNFWEADSQPLIHVKRGAYGDVRPVVAAALAVLVLLPYLALLGFFVAGLGRLPFERAPLLLVGFLVYYNLIHVATHGYARYRLPVLPVLFVVAALAWAAGRSQVLLSKPRKAVAAGAALVLVLSLIPSFRLWAADRALGAPEHEAPEESGPP
- a CDS encoding sulfatase-like hydrolase/transferase → MRAGFLTGSVAGAGALLLMSTCSPPPPAVDLLRAEGALAEATVAGQGRTAVLPQVGRPVRINDVVRRTLPAGPPSHYRFRLDIPKRARLAVACAIPEPHQSRPGVEFVVKLARGGREDTIWTKLVDPLGHPEHRGWLEADIDLSGLAGRGAELVLETRGYEETGDPERAVWGTPALTAARDDSPLVVVYLVDTLRADHTGPYGYPRNTTPHLTAFAQDAVVFEQAIAHASWTKPSVASLMTSLLPGQHRAVQLRDPLDASHPTLAEMMHAKRYTTGAAIANSVIYGAESSFDRGFDYFAGLHGEDDRPSKLVNADVVVDAALAWLDTRRGLPTFLYVHTMDPHVPYAPPPPFDMMFEPHPTPGHPAAD